Part of the Paenibacillus sp. YPG26 genome, CGGACAGACGGAACGATGGGGCGGCAAGCCGAGTTATACCAACTTTTTTGGCGGGGATTTGCAGGGCGTGCGTGATCATTTGGACCACCTGACAGAACTGGGGGTGAATGCGATTTATTTCACTCCGATCTTTGAATCGCCAACCAATCATAAGTATGATACCCGGGATTACTACAGGGTTGATCCGCATTTCGGGACAACAGATACGCTGCGCGATTTGGTCAAGGACTGTCATGCCAAGGGGATCAGAGTCATACTTGACGGCGTGTTCAATCACTCGGGCATTACTTTTCCATTCTTCCAGGACGTCCTGGAAAAAGGACCGGATTCGAAATATTATGATTGGTTTCATATCCAGGAATGGCCGCTGCAGGTCAATGACGGAATCCCTACGTACAGGACCTTCGCCTTCGAGAGAACGATGCCCAAACTCAATACTGCGAATCCGGAGGTCAAGGACTATCTCCTGAAGCTTGGGCGTTACTGGATTGAAGAGACGGATATAGATGGCTGGCGCCTGGATGTCGCCAATGAGGTGGACCACGCCTTCTGGCGGGATTTCCGCCAAGCAGTCAAAGAGGTCAAGGCTGACGCCTATATCCTTGGAGAAGTGTGGCATGACGGGATGATGTGGCTGCTCGGGGAGCAATTTGACGGTGTCATGAATTATCCGCTATGTGATGCGGTTCTTGATTTTTTTGTATTCGGACATGATGATGCTTATTCATTCGCAGCCAAGATAGGCGGTTATTTGGCCCGCTATCCGAAGCAAGTGACAGAGTCGTTGTTCAACCATTTGGATACCCACGATACCGCACGGCTGCTAACCCTTTGTAAGGGCGATATCCGTAAAATGAAGCTGGCAGTAGTCTTCCAATTCACTTATATTGGTGCGCCAAGCATTTATTACGGTGATGAGATTGGGCTTGCCGGGGAATTTGATCCGGATAACCGCCGGCCTATGATCTGGGAGCGGGAACGTCAGAACCGGGAGCTGTATGACTTCTACCGCACCCTGGCTGTTCTTCGCCGCAGCCATTCCGCGTTATTCAATGGAGAATTCCGTATTCGTAGTGCCGAGAGGGACTCAAATGTGCTTGTCTATGAACGGCAGCATGGATGTGAACACTTAATTGTCGCGATGAACAGGGGATCTGAACAGGCGGATGTCCATGTATCTTGGGGATCCATGCGTTGGCATGACGTATTCGGCAGCGAGGAGACGCAGCCCATAGATAGACCCAGCCAGCATACCTTGGGTGCCTATGAATTCAGAGTTTGGCTGAACCAGGAACAGGATACCTGTCGGACAAATTAATAGATCTCAATTAGAAGTAAAGGGGAGTGGGGACAGAGCATGCATACCAGTGAAGAGATTCATCCAGATCAGGTGGGCGCAGAGCACACGCAGGCATACCGGAGCTTGGGTCCCGTTACGGGCAGCATTTCTCATGAAGCAGGTGTTACAGTCCACGGGGAAGCAGGTAATCTGAGCCTGTGGAGACTCTCACCACAAGTACTGAGAATCGCGTGCGCCCTGCAAGCCGACTCAGCGCAGATGGTCCCGACAGAGGCGCTCATTCCGCAGCAGCCTCAGGAAGATTGGGAAGTCACTGATTATCAGTCGAAACTGGTGGTTCGTACGGGAGCATTCCACGTGGCACTGGATAAGGAGACCTTGTCTGTGCAGATCAGACAGGGTTCAGAGCAGGACTACGGAGAATACTCGTTCTCTTTCTCCGGATCACGGCTCCGCTGCCGGGGGAAGTTGAAGGAGGAGGCCGCTATCTTCGGACTAGGCGAGACAACCGGATATCTGAATAAGCGCGGTGACCGTTATACCATGTGGAACTCGGATGTCCTCGACCCTCATGTGCCTGACATGGAATCGCTGTATCAATCTATTCCACTGCTGATTCATCATTCTGCTGAAGGCTCGCTGGGTCTGTTCATTGACCATCCGGGAAGGATGACGATTGATATGCGGGAATCGAATGATTATTACGATGTGGAGACCATGAATGGGGAGATGGATCTGTATATTATTGCAGGCAAGGATCTCCGCGGGGTTGTCACTTCCTATACGGGGTTGACTGGACGTATGCAGATGCCTCCATTATGGTCTCTGGGTTACCAGCAATCCAGGTTCAGCTATATGAATCAGGAGGAAGTGCTTGATCTGGCCAGAACGTTCCGGGCGAAGCAGATTCCGTGTGATGCGATCTATCTGGACATTCATTATATGGATCATTACAAAGTATTTTCATTTGACCCTGTTCAGTTCCCTGATCCGCAAGGAATGATAGAGGAGCTTAAAGAAATGGGTCTGCGTATTGTGCCTATTGTCGATCCTGGTGTCAAAATGGATGAGGGCTACACCATATATGAAGAGGGGTTGGCGGAGCGGCACTTCTGTAAGTTCGCGGACGGGGAAGCGTATATCGGGAATGTCTGGCCGGGCCCGAGTGTGTTTCCTGATTTTACGGAGAAAAGGACCCGGGAATGGTGGGGGGCTCTGCACCGGTTCTATGTTGAACACGGGATCAGCGGTATCTGGAATGATATGAATGAGCCGAGTGTCTTTAATTCTCCCACAAAAACCATGGACGAAGAAGTTGTTCATGGCAACAATGGTCAACCGAGAACTCATGGAGATTTACATAATATATATGGAATGCTCATGTGTAAGGCAACCAAGGAAGGGCTGGATACCCTGCTGGAGGGAGAGCGTTCTTTTGTCTTGACCCGTGCGGGATACGCTGGAATTCAGCGGTATGCGGCTGTGTGGACCGGGGATAACCGCAGCTATTGGCAGCACATGGAGATGTTCATGGCGATGGGAATGAATTTGGGGTTGTCAGGTGTGGCCTTTTGCGGAGCCGATGTCGGGGGATTTATGCACCACGCTTCGGGTGAACTGCTGGTCAGGTGGACACAGCTGGGGGCATTTACCCCGTTTTTCCGGAATCATAGCGCCATTGAGACGAGACAACAGGAGCCTTGGACTTTTGGTGAGCAGGTAGAGGAGATATGCCGGACATTTATCGAACTGAGGTATTCTCTGCTGCCTTACCTCTACTCCTTGTTTCATGAAGCAGCACAGACTGGGCTCCCTGTCATGCGGCCTTTGGTGCTTGAATATCCGCAGGACGAACGTACATTTAACCTGTCAGATCAATTCCTGCTTGGGAATCAAATGCTTGTTGCGCCGATCTACAGACCGGGTGCGGAGCACAGGTCCGTCTATTTGCCGGAAGGGGTGTGGTACGACTACTGGACCGGATCCAGATACGAGGGAGGCCGTCCCTATTTGGCGCGAGCGGGACTTGATAGAATTCCACTCTTCGTCAAATCCGGAGCGGTCATTCCGATGACGAGCGGACTCCAGCATACCGGGGAGGCGGTCTGGTCCAAGCTGAACGTTCATATCTACGGCCGGGGAACGGAGGGACATGACGGACAAGTGCTTGCAGGCGAGTACATGCTGTATGAAGATGACGGGATCAGCCGCGCCTACCAGACAGGGGAATTCAGCTGCCTGCATATAAGCTTTGAAGAAGCGGACGGTGTGCTGGAGGTCAACACCAGTTACAATCATACAGATGAGGCCGTCGCAGGGAATGAACGGGAGCTTCTGTTCACCATTCATCAGCTGTCATTCGTACCCGTGCGTATAGTAGGCTTGAGCGAGGTTCCGAGCCTCCCGCATCTTGAGGTGCAGACGGCAGGATGGTATTATGACAGACAGGGCCATCATCTGTCTGTCAAAGTGCCGTTCAGAGCCGGGCACGAACACGGAGTCAAGATCTCCGTCAATGGATGATACCCTGCCATGATTCATTCTTACGATGAAGTAATGAATCTAACGTATATGGGGGGTTGAAAGTACATGCTTCATCAATTTTCACGCACAGAGCTGGCCATCGGCCCAGAGGGCTTGGATATTCTAAAGAATAGTACAGTTGCAGTTCTAGGCATCGGCGGCGTGGGTTCCATCGCGGTCGAGTCACTGGCCCGGGCTGGAGTCGGCCGGATTATCCTGATCGATAAGGATGTTGTAGACATTACGAACGTGAACCGTCAGATTCATGCCTTAACCACTACGGTAGGTCAGAGTAAAGTGGACCTGATGTGCGAGCGGGTCAAGCTGATTAATCCAGAGTGTGAGACCGTGGCGCTCAACATGTTCTATACAGAAGAGACGTACGAAGAACTGTTCCAATATGAATTGGATTACGTGCTGGATGCTTCGGATACAATTATTTATAAAATACATCTGATTAAAGAATGCCGCGAACGTGGTATTCCAATCATTTCAAGCATGGGCGCCGCCAACCGGATGGACCCGACCAAGTTCCAGGTTGCGGACATTTCGAAGACCCATATGGACCCGATGGCCCGGGTGATCCGCGGCAAGCTGCGTGAGATCGGGATCAAGAAAGGTGTCAAAGTGGTGTTCTCGACTGAGCCGCCGGTTAAGCCAAGGGAAGACGTTACTCAGAAAATCGTCTCTGAAAATGCGCCGGACCGCCGCAAAGCCAAGCAGCCTCCAGCCAGCATTTCCTTTGTTCCTCCTGTGGTTGGCTTGATTATGGTAAGTGTAGCGATCCGTGAGATGTTAGAGACAGGCAGGAACTAAGAGATGAACGAATCGCTCGCACGCAAACTGAGGCTTCCTGCCGAGGGTGAACTGCTCATCATGAATCCGCCGGATGGTTACCTGGAAGAACTGGAGCTGGGTGATAAAGCTACAAGGTATCCAGAACTAGGACATAGCTGTGACTTCGTTCAGGTATTTGTTCACTCTGTCCGGGAAGTGGATGAACTTGCTCCAACCGCAATTCGCGCGATCAAAGAAGATGGATTGCTCTGGTTCTGTTACCCAAAAGGCGGAGCCAAGGCAGGCACAGACCTGAACCGGGACAAGGGCTGGGATACGGTAAAAGCTCTGGGATACGAGGGTGTGTCGCTCATTGCGATCGATGACAAGTGGTCCGCCATGCGTTATCGCCCCATGGGAGCTGTAGGCTCCGTTCCAAGAAAAAGCAGGAATACTGGAAATCCAGCGCAGAAGGCTGTCAAGCTACCAGCTGCACCGGAGCTCATGCCTGCCGATTTACAGACCTTGCTGGGTGAATCGGCTCAGGCTGCCGCATTCTTCGCTGGCCTTGCTCCTTCACACCGCAAAGCATACATTCAGTGGATTGAGGAAGCGAAGCGGCCTGAGACGCGTGAAGCCAGAGTTCGCAAGACCATTGAGAAATTAACCCAAGGCCTGAAAAGACCCTAAAGTTAAATTCAGATAAGTTGAACTTAGGAATTACAATGGACAACAGATAGCTCAAATTATATAGACAGCTGAAATTTTGACGACCGCTCCCTTGGATATAGCCGGGGGAGCGGTCGTTTTTCTCGGTCGCTTTTTAACAAGCTGAATGGTATACTTAAAATCCTTTTTTACAAAATTTATCTTAGGAGGTAACTGAAATGGAAGATTTTCAAAGTGCCTATCAAGAAGAGAAGGCGCGGCTTGACCGCACGCTGGACACGATCGATAAGGAACTGGTGAGGTTGCGCGGCATTCCTGTGTACACCGGGCATGACTATACCGAGCAGGTGCTGGAGGCCGGGCGGGATCAACAGCGCAGACAGCTGTCCCAGTCCGGGCAGGAGCCGTATTTCGGACGGCTTGACTTCGAGGAGAAGGGCGGAACGCGCACCCCCTTGTATATTGGCAAAGTAGGAGTAGGCGGGGAGACCGCTCAGCCTATCGTCATTGACTGGCGGGCTCCGGTAGCCAGCTTGTTCTATTCATTTACCGGTGGGGATTCGGCTGTCTACGAGGCTCCGGAAGGGCTGATCGAAGGACTCGTATACCTGAAGCGTAACATTGTAATCCGCAAGCAGATTCTTGAACGGGTAGTCGATACATACAACTCGGAAGAGGAAGGTCCTGCCGTGTCGGATGAATTCCTGCTCTACCGGCTGGGAGAGAACAAGGACAACAAGCTGCGGGACATCGTCTCTACTATTCAGGCGGAGCAGGATCAGATTATTCGCGCAGGCAGGAACAGCGCGTTAATTATTCAGGGCGTAGCTGGGAGTGGGAAGACGACCGTAGCCCTTCACCGTCTGGCTTACCTGCTGTACCAGTACAAGGAGCAGATATCTGCGGGGAAAATGATTATTTTCGCCCCTAACCGCATGTTCATCAATTATATTTCTGAAGTGCTTCCTGAGCTTGGTGTCGGGGACATTCAGCAGAACACGTTCAGCGACTGGGCCTCCAATGTGCTGGGTCTGGATGAGGCTCCAAGCGATGGTCCTGAAGCTCTGACGGAGTGGTTCGATCATAGATCGCAGAACCGTCTGGACGATCATGAGCTTCCGGGAAGGTTCAAAGGGTCGCTCTTGTTCCGTGATCTGCTAGACCAGTTCGTACAGCAGCTTGAAGCAGCTTGTCTGCCTGAAGAAGACTTCATGCCATGGGACGGAGCGAAGCTGCCCTTGACCACAATCAAGCTGTGGTATGAAGAAGAGTATAAGCCCTATCCCCTTGCCAGGCGCAAGGAACGGGTGCTTGCCCGGATTCACCGGTGGGTGGAGATGGAGCTGAAGGGAGCACCATCGGCAGCTGCGCTGAAGGAACGTAAATCCAGAGCTGCGCAGCGGGAGAAGGCTTATGCCAAGAAATGGCCGGATCTCTCCCCGCTGCCCTTGTATAAAGCTTTTATCGGGGCCAAGAAGATGCAGGGTCTTCAGCTTGAGAATATGGGGGCAGGGATCCCTAAGTCTATACTCAAAGTGACTCAGGCCAATCTGAAGAAGAATATTATTAAGGAAGAGGACCTCCCGGCACTTCTGTATCTGTTCACCCGTGTGGATGAGATCGATGGGAACCTCCGGTTCGATCATATTGTAATCGACGAAGCTCAGGATTTCTCCCCTTTCCAGATCGCTGTGCTGGACCGGTTCTGCAAGGGTCATTCTTTTACGATCCTTGGCGATTTATCGCAGGGTATCCACTATTACAAAGGCGTGCGGGAATGGAATGAAATGCAGGTGCTCTTCAAGCCGGAAGAGACAGCTTATTTCGCGCTCACCCGGAGCTACCGGTCTACGATGGAGATCATTTCTTTTGCTAATAATATCCTGAGACAGGGGGTAGGCACGGATCTATTGGCGGTACCTGTATTCCGAAGTGCGGATCCGGTGAAGGTGATCAAGGCATCCGGAGCTGAACGCCTTCCTGTAATCAGGAGAGCCCTTGACCGGATTCAGAAGGGGCCATACAAGACAGCAGCCCTGCTGACACGGAATCTGAATGATGCCCAGCAGCTTCATAAGGAACTCAGCGGTCTAGGTTATGATCTTAACTTGATTGATGGACGAAAAAGTGAGTACGAGGGAGGCATATCGGTTCTTCCTGTATATCTCTCCAAAGGGCTGGAGTTCGACGCGGTAATGGTTACGGATGTGGATGAGGAATATTACGGGCAGCAGGATGCCAAGCTGCTGTATGTTGGAGCTACCCGGGCGCTGCATGAATTATGGCTTCTGCATGGAGAGAAGCTCCCTGCCTATGTGACAGTAGATGATCCGGAGATTGCGGTTACGGCTTGGCCGGAGAATTAGATATGCACTGAGTAGGTAAAGTGAAGGGGCCTTCCCAATAGGATGTGATAACATCCTGTCAGGAAGACCCCTTATTATATTAGTGAAGTGCTTAAGACCGGTAAGCTGAACTCAGCTTGCCTCCACTGCTGAACCCGCCATTCACAGCCTGCTTTTGCTCCGAATGCCTGGCTGCCGAGCGCATTTTGGTAATGATTTTACGAATGCTGTCTATAGATAAATGATAGGCTTCGGCTAGCTCAGGTGCTGTGAGCCCTCCGCAGTAAGATTTGAAGATTTCTTCATTCCGGCGTGCGATCAGCTTGCGTGATCCACTGACCTCGCCCCATGGGGCCCGTTTGCTCTCGAGCTTGGGCACATATACGAGTTCGCCCTGAATATAATGCTGCAGTTCCTTCAGCAGCCTAGGGGGAAGCACATCCTTCCCGTTTCTGTAGTTCACGTTCAATTTCCTCCCTAAATCGTTGTCCGTCTCCATTGTTCTTAGCGATAAAAGTCAGCATTGCCGTGATCCTCCTTTCGTAATTTGAATGATTGTACTTATGGATTGCTTATGTTATATGCCTGAGACCTGAATGTAAAAATAATAATTATGCCTGAACTACCGGGAAACTTCGAATGCCACACAGTATCTTAATCATTCTCAGCACCTCTTTCCAGAGTTATGTAATTTATATTAAGAATAACTTATTATTCAGCGTAAATTCAACCAATTCAGTTTGATAGGAACCTGCTGTGGGTCCCAGATAACAACATTATTATAATTAAAAGGGAGGCTCTATGGCCTCCCGACTCATGGTTCCGCTTACGCGGAAGCCACCTCATTTACTGTGATCAATTCGATCAGCCCCCTTTCCCAGCTGTTTTTGTCGGCCCGACACCTATATTAACTCATATCCCCGGATAGGAATAAAGTGAAAGAATGGTTATAAATGTTCTTTACGGTTTCTTTTCAGGCAAGTGACAAACATCAGTTCGGAAAATAGGCTGCATTATGATAAAATAACAGAGAAATAGGCACACGGAAGTTAGGTAAGGATGTGAGTATTCATGGATTTATTCTCATACGGACAGGAATCGGACCCGGGGACGAGGCTTCTAGCCGACCGGATGCGTCCGGGTACTCTGGATGAATATATTGGACAGGAACATATTGTAGGACAAGGCAAGCTGCTCAGGAGAGCCATAGAGGCTGACCAGGTCTCTTCCATCCTGCTATATGGACCGCCAGGCTGCGGCAAGACGACTTTAGCCCACATTATCTCGAACCATACCCGGGGTGAGTTTGTGCGGCTGAACGCGGTGGATGCCTCGGTTAAGGATGTCCGGGCAGTTATCGAGAAGGCGCAGACGGACAAGTCGCTGTATGGTACGAAGACCATACTCTTTCTTGACGAGGTGCACCGCTTCAACAGCTCAAGACAGGATGCGCTGCTGCCCGCAGTCGAGAAAGGCACTATTATCTTCATCGGAGCTACAACAGAGAATCCGTTTCACTATGTGAACGGAGCCTTGCTCAGCCGCTCCACGCTGTTCCAGCTTGAGCCGCTGACCAAGGAGCATTCGCTGATTGCTATGCGCAGGGCACTGGCTGATTCGGAGAAGGGCCTTGGCTATATGAAGCTGCAGGTGGATGAGGAAGCGCTGGAGCACATTGCCTGGGTATCGAACGGCGACATCCGCAGAGCGCTCAACGCGCTGGAGCTGGCTGCACTGACGACCCCGCCTCAGGCGGACGGCACGGTGCATATCACTCTGGACGTGGCGGAGGAATCCATCCGCCGTCCGATTGTCAAAGCCGACGAATCGACACAGTACGATGTCTTGTCGGCCTTCCACAAGAGCATCCGCGGCTCCAGCGACGCGGCGCTCTTCTGGTTCCTCTATGCCGTCGAGAAGCTCGGCATGGACCCTATGGTATTCCTGCGGCGGCTGATCGCGGCCAGCAGTGAAGACATCGGCCTGGCTAATCCCCAGGCCATGGTGCAGGCGGTTAGCGCGCTTGACGCATACCGCAATAACGGCTGGCCGGAGGCCAAGCTGAACATTGCTCAGGCGATTCTGTTCGCGGTGGAGAGCCCGAAGTCGAATGCGGTGTATACCGCAATCTCCAAAGCCATGGATGCGATGGACCGCATGCAGTCCGCCGAGGTTCCGCTGCATCTGCGCGATGGCCACTACACAGGCGCAGTGAAGCTCGGACACACAGGATATAAGTATCCTCACAATTATCCGGGCCATTATGTGAAGCAGGACTATCTGCCGCCCGAGCTGGCCCGGACCGTCTTCTATGAAGCGACGGAGCAGGGGAATGAGAGCAAGATCAAGCATAATCAGGAGCTAAGACGTCAGCAAGGCCGGTAGAGCGGGCGGGGCAGCAGAACCACTAAGATCACCTAATTACCGGACTACCGACACCAATTACCAGAACAACAACAGAATCACCAGAAAGACCAAAACCACAGAACCAGCGGACGACCCTCAATCAACAGACGATCTGATCTTTGGAGGACGGCGGGCCGAGTAATTCCTCATCCTAATCATAAAGAAGCCATTCCCTCAGAATTCTTCTCTGAGCTGGAATGGCTTCTTTACTTAGTTATTCATATGAAGTTCAGGCTGAACCACTTTCTCTACAACATCGATGGTTCCGCCACCCAGACATATGTCACCATCATAGAATACGACGGCTTGGCCTGGAGTGATCGCTTTCTGCGGTTGATCAAAGATTACATGAACGCTGCCGTCTTCGCGAAGGGTCAAGGTGACGCCTTGGTCCGGTTGACGATAGCGGAATTTGGCTGTGCAGTGATAGGAGCTCTTCGGCAGATGCTCTTCACCCGCGATCCAGTTCACCCCGGAGGCAATCAGGCTAGTGGAGTACATGCTCGGATGCTTGTCTCCCTGGACAACGTAGAGGATGTTATGCTCAAGATTCTTATCCGCAACGAACCAGGGCTCTCCAGTTCCTGAACCTGTTCCGCCAATTCCCAGACCTTGACGCTGTCCGAGCGTGTAGTACATCAGTCCATCGTGACGGCCTTTGACCTCGCCAGTAACAATATCCACCATATCCCCGGATTTAGCCGGCAGGTATTGACTCAGGAATTCGCGGAAGTTGCGTTCCCCGATGAAGCATACGCCCGTGCTGTCCTTCTTCTTGGCCGTGTAGAGTCCGGCTTCTTCAGCAATCCGGCGGACTTCTGGCTTAGGCAGATGTCCGATCGGGAACATTGCCTTGGACAGCTGATCCTGATTGAGAGCGTTAAGGAAATAAGTCTGATCTTTGTTGGAATCGACACCGCGCAGAAGCTCGAAGCGGCCATCCTTCTCAACTACCCTGGCGTAGTGTCCGGTCGCCACATAATCTGCGCCCAGGTCCAGCGCTTTGTTCAGGAACTCGCCGAATTTGATCTCGCGGTTGCACATGACATCCGGGTTGGGAGTCCGCCCGCGCTTGTATTCTTCCAGGAAGTAGGAGAATACTTTGTCGTAGTATTCTTTCTCGAAGTTAACTGAATAATAAGGGATGTCGATCTGTTCACAGACGCGGCGGACATCTTCCGAATCGGCCTCAGCCGTACAATGCCCGAATTCATCGGTATCATCCCAATTCTTCATAAATATGCCAACGACGTCATAACCCTGCTGCTTGAGCAGAAGAGCGGTAACGGAGGAATCAACGCCTCCGGACATGCCGACAACAACCCTAGTATCACTGTTTGCTTTGGACATGAATATCACTCCTTTAACAGTTGTTATAAAATGTAAAAAATCTAAACAAACATCGCGATTTCTTTTCCAAAATCGCTGGAGATATGTTACGATAAACTGAGGTCAAAGATCGGAATAGGGCGATATAAATAATTCATATTTGTGAATTAGTTTGCCCCGTTTCTTACTTTTATAGGTTCAAAGATCTATTATATAAAGATTACGCGAAAATTGAAAGAGGTGGCTTCTTTGAAAATATCCACAAAAGGGCGCTATGGATTAACAATTATGATGGAACTCGCTGCTAAATTTGGCGAAGGACCAACCTCCTTGAAGAGTATTGCTGAGAAGAATCAGCTTTCTGAACATTATCTTGAGCAATTGATCGCTCCACTTCGTAATGCCGGGCTAGTAAAGAGTATCCGCGGTGCATACGGCGGGTATATTCTGTCGCGCGAGGCTGCTGATATCACAGCCGGTGACATTATCCGGGTGCTTGAGGGCCCGATCTCTCCAGTAGACTTTACCGAGGAGGACGATCCTGCCAAGCGCGATTTGTGGCTCCGCATCCGTGACAGCATTGCTGAGGTGCTGGATTCGACTACTC contains:
- a CDS encoding Rrf2 family transcriptional regulator, yielding MKISTKGRYGLTIMMELAAKFGEGPTSLKSIAEKNQLSEHYLEQLIAPLRNAGLVKSIRGAYGGYILSREAADITAGDIIRVLEGPISPVDFTEEDDPAKRDLWLRIRDSIAEVLDSTTLDNLINFEERGAKENYMFYI